In Acidobacteriota bacterium, the genomic stretch GCGCTTGACGAAATCGCCAATTTCGCCGCCAAAGTAAATGACCAGACGGAAAACATCGGCGCTCGCCGCCTGCACACCATCATGGAAAGGCTCCTGGACGAAATCTCATTCGAGGGTCCTGACCTGAAAAAGAAGACCATGCGAATCGACGGCGCTTACGTCAAAAAACAGCTCGCCGAAATTGTGAAAGACCAGGACCTCAGCCGCTACATTCTGTGAACTCTCAATTGCGAACGCCCGATCCGGGCGGCAGCCCCGCCCAAACTGTAATCTGCGCAACTCGGCGGCTTCCGCCGCAAATGCGGCCCAGGCTTCTGCTGGCGGCCTTGCTTGCTGCGCTGGGCGCGCTTTATGGGGCTTGCGGCGTCCAGGCGCCGCCAGAACCTCCGCGGGTTGAGGTTCCGCAACAGACCAAAGATCTTGCTGTGGCCCAGATTGGCCCGACGCTCCACCTCACTTTCACCATACCCACGCTTGCTACTGACGGCGAGCTTCTCAGCAAGCCGGTCCAGATCGAGATTTTCCGCAACGTTTCGCCCTCAGGGCAACAGCCCGTGCAGCCCGACGCGGGCGGTAAGCCCTGGATGTCACTTCCGCCTCAGCAGCTTTCGACTTACGCACATGGCGGCAGTGTCGATTACCCGCTCCAGCTTTCTCCCAAAGAGTTCCGGCAGTACGTTGGCTCAACTTTCTCCTTTTCGGTGATTGGGCTGACGCATGGGTTTCGTGGGCACCCGCACCGGAGCGCACCTTCGAACATCGCGCAGGCAACTCTGCTTGACGCTGCAACGCCGGTGGTTAACCTGGCCGTAAAACCAACCCAGGACGCGCTGATGCTCACCTGGGACAAGCCGGGCGAGACGCTCACCGCCGTTCCACCCTCGCACATTTCAGCTTATCGGGTCTATCAGAGCGCCACGGGCAAGCCGGGTTCGTTCAAGCTGCTGGGCGAAGCCCAATCAAATCAATTCGCGGACAGGAGTTTCCAGTTCGGCCAGGAATACCATTTTCGCGTCAGCGCGGTTACCACGGTCGGCAAGGATTCGGCGGAAAGCGAGCTTTCCGCTCCGGTCAGCATCACGCCGCGCGATGTTTTCCCGCCGCCAGTGCCCACAGGGCTCACGGCGGTGAATACTGCCGGCGCGGTGGACTTGTTGTGGAATGCGAGTTCGGGCAACGATCTCGCCGGCTACAACATCTACCGCAACGACGGCGGCGGGCCATTTGAACGCATCAACAAGGGCCTGACTCCAACGCCGATTTTCCATGACAGCACGGTCTCGCCCGGCCACATCTACGAATATGCCGTGACGGCCGTCGATCTTGCAGGGAACGAAAGCGATAAATCACAGCCGGCGAGCGTCACCACGCCTTCCTCAGGCTCGCAGTAACGTCCCCGGTGCGCGCCGCTGAACGCAAAATGGTATAATTCCGCCGGAAATGGGGGCGGCAGGCGCTCCCGGAAACTTTTTGGATCGTAATTTTTCGCTGGGCGTGAGGGGCCAGCGATGAAAGAGGTCAAATCGGCAGTGAAGATCTGGTCGCCACTTGAGATTGAACTGGCCGCAGGCGTGGTGGTGGTTCTCATCGTTTGCGCCGCCTTCGCCTACTTTATGGTGCGCAGGAAGAAGAGTCCCGCTGAGGTCGAACGGGTCCGCCGGTTGTCGCTGGGCCGCACGGGCCGCATCACCGCCGCTGAAATTACAGGCCTGAATGAGCCGGAAGGTGAACACACGGCACTCGAACTGGTGTATCGCTACGATATCGCGGGCGTCACCTACGAAGTGGCGCAGGACGTTTCCACATTGCCCGCAGTCGCCGCGGCAGCCCGGCGCCTCATCGGCAAGGGAATCAGCGTCAAGTATGAGATGAAGCATCCCAGCAACTCCATCGTGGCTTGTGAAACATGGTCAGGAATCAGCGGCATCTCCACTGGCGGGCCGGAGCAACCTCGCTCGCTTTCGCCAGTTTCCGGGAAGACGAAGGACCTCTGAGGAATGGCTCGCGAGGCGCTTCTTTGGCCTCACTTCTTCTTGGGGCGAATTCCGGCTTCCGCAGAGTGCGGTTACAAACAGGGATTCAGAGGGTTATCATTTGACACCTGATGACAAACTCGAAGAACTTCGTCGGCGGCACGCGCTCGCTGAAGGCGGCGAACAGCGCCGCGCCAAACAGCATGCGGTAGGCAAGCTTTCCGCCCGGGAGCGGATCGAGCTTCTGTTTGACGAACGCACATTCGAAGAGGTCGGCGAATTCGTCGAACACAATTGCCGTGACTTCGGAATGGACGCCCAGCGCATTCCGGGCGATGGCGTCGTCACCGGCTACGGACTCATCAACAATCGCCTGACCTACGCCTTTGCCCAGGATTTCACCGTCTTTGGCGGCTCGCTCAGTGAAGCCAACGCCGCCAAAATCTGCAAGATCATGGACCTGGCGCTGAAGGTCGGCGCTCCGCTCATCGGCCTCAATGATTCCGGCGGCGCGCGCATCCAGGAAGGCGTGGCCTCGCTCGCCGGCTATGCCGACATCTTTCTTCGCAACACTCTGGCTTCGGGCGTGGTGCCGCAAATTTCCGCCGTTATGGGACCCTGCGCGGGCGGCGCTGTCTATTCCCCCGCCATCACCGATTTCGTCCTGATGGTCGAAAATTCCAGCTACATGTTCGTCACCGGCCCGGACGTCATCCGAACGGTTATGCACGAGGATGTCACCAAGGAAGACCTGGGCGGGTCGCGCGCCCACAGCTCTACCAGCGGCGTATCCCATTTTGTCGCGCGCGATGATGCCGAGTGCCTTGCGCTGGTGCGCGAACTCCTCTCCTTCATGCCGCAGAACAACCGCGAGGATCCGCCTTTTGTCGAATCAACCGACCCGGTCGACCGCCGGGACCCTGAACTCGACACCCTGGTTCCCGTGGAGTCTGACCGCCCTTACGATATCAAGGAGATCGTCCACCGCGTCGTAGATGATGGATACTTCCTGGAAGTTCACGAACGATTTGCCCGCAACCTGGTGGTGGGCTTTGCGCGCCTGGGCGGCCATAGCGTAGGCATTGTGGCCAACCAGCCAGCCGTGCTCGCCGGATGCCTCGACATTGACGCCTCTGTCAAGGGCGCCCGTTTCGTGCGCTTCTGCGACGCCTTCAACATTCCGTTGATCACATTCGAAGACGTTCCGGGATTCCTGCCCGGCACCCAGCAGGAATTCGGCGGCATCATCCGCCACGGCGCCAAGCTCCTGTTTGCCTTTGCCGAGGCCACCGTGCCCAAGCTCACCGTGATCACCCGCAAGGCTTACGGCGGGGCCTACTGCGTGATGTCGTCAAAGCACATCCGCACGGACGTGAACCTCGCCTATCCCGCCGCCGAGATTGCCGTCATGGGGCCGGAAGGCGCGGTCAACATTGTCAACCGTCGTGAACTGCAGCGCGCCAAAGACCCGGAAAAGGTCCGCAAGGAAAAAGCTGAAGAGTACCGCAACCGCTTCGCCAATCCGTACATCGCCGCCGAACGCGGATACGTGGACGCCGTCATCGCTCCACGCGACACGCGCCCGCGATTGATTCACGCCCTGCGCATGCTCGAAAACAAGCGCGACACTCTGCCTCCCAAAAAGCACGGCAACATCCCGCTCTGACATCGTTGCACCGCGGTTCCCTCAGGCAGAATGCGTAATGCCACCTGAGGGTCGGCGCAACAACAGCAACCGATCACGGAGAAAACATCCCACCCAAAGGTCCGTGCGTCACGACAGTTCTGAAGCCCCCGGCAGGGGCGGCAGAATTTAGCCCATGGCGCAAGACATGGGAAGACGCACCGGGGCGACCCCGCCGCGACGCTCCTCCGCAGCGCTTTTCCACAGTGTCACTTTTGAACAAACGGCCTGAAATTTCTTAATGTAACACTTCGTTTTCCAGCCTTAATCTGCTGATCCTGCTACAGCCAAAAATTTATCGTCCCATTTGTCCCAAACGTCCCAAACGTCTCATTCCGGCCTGCTATGCTTGATGCGGCAGGCTTCCCGGGCCGGAACAGGCGTCTGTAGCGGCCGCTTTACGCCGCCAATCCCGGATGTGGCGCGCTTAGCGCGCCGCTACTCGTGGTGCGGCAGTGCCATGTGATCGAATGTCGCGGCCTGCGTCTGTAGCGGCGGCTTTACGCCGCCATCGCCTGCTGAAGCATCCGAAGTGCCGGTGGGATGGACCCGTCACCACGGTTAGCCTAAGGAAGACAAAGTGGAAAAGATAAGCGGCCATCTCACGCCCAGGCAATGGAACATGACGTGCGTGGGACAAAAAACACGATTTTTGAAAAACGAACCGGAGAGGTTGTTGAAAACAAAGGGTCGGCACCAAAAAACGAACCGGAACGAACCGGAAAACGAAGCGGAGAAGTTGTTGAAAATACGTACCTGTGGAAAAAACGAACTGGAAACGAACCGGTAAACAGCGTGGGCTATGTTGTTGAAAATATGAGAGGGCAGAAATCACCGCTCAGTGTCCTCCGTGGCCTCTGTGTAGATGCTTTTTAAGACACAGAGTTCACGGAGAGGGAACGCCATGCGGTGTGCGGGCTGAATCAAACGTCAGCCACGGCAGGGCGGCAGAATTTAGCCCATGGCGCAAGCCATGGGAGAATGGCCCACCCAATATCCTCCCACCCTCGCCTGCCTGCGGGAGAGAGGGGGGCCCCGCCTCGCCGGGGTGGGTGAGGGCGCCATAGAGGGTGAGCGCGTGTATAATCAGGATTTCAGACGATGTACTAAATGCCCTGGATGGCGGTCGCGGACCGCTGCTACAGCGGGATAACTCGTGTTCAAAAAAATACTGATAGCCAATCGGGGTGAGATTGCGGTGCGAGTAATGCGCGCCTGCCGCGAGATAGGCATTCGCAGCGTGGCCGTCTATTCGGAAGTTGACCGCAAGGCGCTGCATGTGCGCTATGCGGATGAAGCGCACCCGATCGGCCCCGCGCCGGCAATTGAGAGCTATCTCCGCATTGACCGCATCATCGATGCCGCCCAGCATTCGGGCGCTGAAGCCATTCATCCCGGCTACGGTTTTCTCGCCGAGAACCCCGATTTTGCCCGGGCCTGCCGTGACGCCGCAATTGCCTTTATCGGCCCGACGCCCGAAGCCATGGAACTGATGGGTTCCAAGACGGCTGCCCGGCTCCTGGCTTCCGGGGCAGGCCTGCCCGTGATTCCAGGCACTGTCGCCAACCTCGAAAGCTTTGAAGAAGTGGTCCGCGCGGCTCGCGAGATCGGCTTCCCGGTAATGCTGAAGGCTTCGGCAGGCGGCGGCGGCAAGGGGCTGCGCATGGTGGCAGCGGAGCCGGAGCTTGAGTCCGCCTGGCGCAACGCCCGTTCGGAGGCCCAGAACGCCTTCAACGACCCCTCGGTTTACCTCGAAAAGTGGATCGACCGTCCCCGCCACGTGGAGATCCAGCTATTGGGTGACGCCTACGGCAGCCTGATATACCTCGGCGAGCGCGAATGCTCGCTGCAGCGCCGCCACCAGAAAGTGCTGGAAGAGTGCCCTTCGCCCCTGCTCGACGAAACGTTGCGCCGTCGCATGGGCGAAACCGCCGTGCGCATCGGCAAGCTGGCCGGGTACACCAACGCCGGCACGGCAGAGTTTCTCGTCGATAAGGACCGCAATTTTTATTTTCTCGAAATGAACGCGCGGTTGCAGGTGGAGCACCCGGTCACCGAACTGGTTGTGGGCATCGACCTGGTAAAGGAACAATTCCGCATCGCCGCGGGCGAGCGGCTCGAGTGGCGGCAGGAAGACGTTCACCTGCGCGGCGTGGCAATCGAAGCCCGCATCTACGCGGAGGATCCAGCGCGTGGCTTCTTCCCTTCTCCCGGGCTGATCACGCGGCTTGCCATCCCCTCGGGGCCCGGCATCCGCAGCGACAGCGGCGTCTACGAGGGCTGGCGGGTTCCGCTCGATTACGATCCGCTGCTGGCCAAGCTTGTAGTGTGGGGAACCGACCGCCGGCAGGCGGTGGCCCGCATGCGGCGGGCGCTGACCGAATATGAAGTGGCCGGCCCCCAGACCAACCTGCAATTCTTCCGGCAGCTCCTGGCACACCCGGAGTTTGTGGAGGGGCAGCTTGATACGGGCTTTATCGACCGGATGCTGGCTGAAGGAACGCTCAAGGTTCACCCGCCGCCGGAACTGGGGCGCGTGGCGATTCTTGCGGCGGCGCTTGAAATGCGCAGAAGGCAGAATCTGCTGCGCGGAAAAGCCCTGCCAGGCGGCCGCGCGTCGGGCTGGAAAGCCGCAGGCCGCGCCGGAGAATTAAATCACTGGCCTCGCCGGTGAGATTGGCTGAATAGTGATCTTATGAACTTTGAAATCGAATTGCGCGAAGACTCACGCACCAGCGGGCACAGGCTCACGGTGGAGGGCCCGGCCAACGGCATTGCGGGCCGCGAAAGCCCGCACTTCCTGGTGGACGGGAAAGCGCTTGAGGCCGACTGGGCCGAAATCCGGCCCGGCCACTATTCGATTCTACTTGATGGGCAATCCTATGAAGCGCGCGTCCAGCCTGCCTCTGACAGCCGCCCGGGCCAGCCGGAAACCTGGGTTGTGACGATCGCCGAATTCGAATTCCATGTGGCGGTCCGCGATCCGCGCGCGCGGCGATTTGCAGGCCAATCCCTTGCACACGACGGCCCGCTCGACGTGCTGGCGCCGATGCCCGGAAAAATCGTCCGCGTTCTTGTGGCCCGCAATGAGGAGGTCGCGCAGGACCAGGGGCTGGTGGTGATCGAAGCCATGAAGATGCAGAACGAGCTCAAGGCGCCACGGCCCGGCCGCATTTCCGAGGTGCATGTGAGGGAAGGCGCCGGAGTCGAGACCGGAGCAAAGCTGCTACGCCTGGAATAGCGATAGCCTCGCCATGGAGCCTACTGGGCTCGCTTCACGATCTGCTCCGCCAGAAGATTTTTTACCTTGGCGCTGTCCCGGAGGGTTTCGATGTAGGCGGCCTTGAGCAATTGCTCCTTTTCATTCTGCAGCGTCTTGCGGATCTGGCTCTGCACCTTGGGGTCCGTCAAGGGATGCTGCCCGGGCTGTTCAATGCCCAGAAGCTTGATGATGTGGTAACCGCTTGGGGTGTTCATGATTCCGGAAATCTGTCCGGGCTTAAGCCCTTTGACAACACGGCCGAGAGCCGGGTTGGCCGCCAGCGATGACTCCGGGACAAAGCCCATGTCGCCGCCGCTCATGGCGGTGTTCGGATCTTCGGAGTAATTCTGGGCAACGGCGGCAAAATCCTGCCCCGCCCGAAGCTGCGCGTAAAGCGCCTGAATTTTTCGCTGCGCCATCTCGGGCGTCTTGGCGTCGTCGTTTTTCAGGTTGTGCACCTCGTTGCTGGAACCCGGAGTGACCTGAATCTGGGCCAGGTGATATTCGGTTTCCGGGATGTCGAAGGAGGTCTTGTTCTTCTGATAAAAAGCCGAGATATCCGCATCGCTTACCGAAACCCGGGCGCTGACGTCCCGGTTGATCAGCTTGTTCACGGTGAGGGTGGTTCGAACTTCATCGCGGAGGTCATCTTCAGAAATGCCGCGCTCTTTCAGCTTCTGCTCAAACTGCTCCTGGGAGTAGGGGCTCTTCAACTGGCCCATCTTGGTGTCGATCTCGGACTCGGACACCGTGATGCCGGATTGAGCGGCGTGCGCCATCAGGATCCGGTTATTGATGAGCTCATTCAGAATATTGAGCTTATAGCTGAGCGCCTCTTCCGAGTCACCGGTCTCACCCGCGGATCCGGCGCGGCTCTTGTAAATCTTCTCTACCTGGGAGCTGAATATGGGGTGCCCGTCAACTCGTGCCCAGATGTCTCCGGAAGCCGCGGGCTTGGGCTTGCACGCGGGCATCAACAGCATTGCTGCTGCAGCTCCCAGCAGGCAGGCCGCGGTCGGGTGAAACCGGCGGCATGTGGCGGTCAACTGTCTATCGAAGCCGGACCATATCCCGCGAACGCCCCGCCTCCCTGTCATGAGGAAGCGGTAGGCAAGGCGGCGTATATCTGATAAAATCAAGGCTTGCATATTTGAGGTATTGTCCATTTCTTAAGGAGTTTTTGATGGCGCGTCAATGTGAAATTTGCGGCAAAAGTCCTTCTTTCGGAAATAATGTGAGCCACGCTCACAATGTCACTCGCCGGAGATGGAACCCCAACCTTCAGCGTGTCCACGCCATCGTGAACGGCGTCCGTAAAACCATGCGCGTGTGCACGGCATGCATCCGCGCCGGCAGAGTGAGCAAGGCCGCCTGACGGCCGCGCCTGGTCCCGGGCCGATTGTACCGATCAGTCTGGGGCGCTCCTGCTCTCCAACGAACGCGCGGCTGTGCGCACCGGGTATCTCACAACAGATTAGCCATCCGATGGGTGACCGTCAAACTCTCCCCCGGAGACGTTCCCTGCGCGCGGCGGCCTCATGTCTTTTGGACACGCTCGACCCGGTAAACGCCCTCGATTTTCCGAAGCGATGACACTATCTTTTCCAGGTGCTCCTTGTCAACGATGTCAACGGTGACGTCGATAGAGGCCTGGTTGTCACCGGTCCGGGCCTCGATATCCTGGATGTTCGAGCGGTCACTGCTAATGACCGCGGTGATATCCGCCAGCATCCCCTGGCGGTCCGTCGTGAGCAGGGTCAGCCTGACTGGGTAGAAGGTATATTTCGGCCCTGTCCACTCGACATCGATACGCCGCTCGGCGTCGTACATGAGGTTCTGGACGTTGGGACAGGCCTTCGAGTGAACAGAAATACCCTTGCCCCGCGTGATATAGCCCACGATCTGTTCGCCACGAATTGGATTGCAGCACTTTGCCCGGTACACCAGCAAGTCGCCCTGGCCATGGACCTGGATAGCAGCGTCAGAGCGGAGGCCAAGAACCCGCTTGAAAGCGCTGCCCAGCCGCGACGGCTGGCCGGACTCCAGGCCGACTTCCGGGCTGAGTTTCGAAAGGACCTGGCGGGCCGAGTATTTGCCGAAGCCAATGCCCGCAAGCAGATCGTCAACCAGGCTGCAGCCGTATTCCTTGCCGACGCGTGCATAGTCTTCGTCGGTAATTTTCTTCATTACGATGCTGTGTTTTCGGGCCTCTTTCTCAAGCAGCTTTCTGCCAATCTCGAGCGCCTGCTTGCGCTGTTCGATGTTGATCCAGTGCTTGATTTTGTTTCGCGCTCTCGAAGTCTTGACGTGAGCCAGCCAGTCGCGGCTGGGGTTGTGTGCAGACTGGGCGACGATCTCAACAATGTCACCGTTCAGCAGCTTGGTTTTCAGCGGAACGATCCGGCCGTTAACTTTGGCGCCCACGCAATGATTGCCAATCTCTGTGTGGATGGCATAGGCAAAGTCGATTGGCGTGGCTTCGCGCGGCAGCACAATCACTTTGCCCTTGGGAGTAAACGTGTAGACTTCCTGCGGATAGAGATCAATCTTGAGGGTGGAGAGGAAGTCGCTGGAATCCCTCATCTCCTTCTGCCATTCCACCAGGTGGCGCAGCCAGGCAAAGCGCTCGGCGTCCTGGACAGTGGTCCCGTGTCCGTCTTTGTACTTCCAGTGCGCCGCGATGCCTTCTTCAGCCACGCGGTGCATTTCTTCCGTTCGGATCTGAACTTCAAACGGCTGACCGTGCGGGCCGATCACTGAAGTGTGAAGCGACTGATAAAGATTGGAACGGGGGATGGCGATGAAATCTTTGATTCTCCCCGGGACCGGCCGCCAGGTATTGTGGATTACGCCCAGAGCAGCATAACAATTTTTTACGTCGTCGGTTATGATGCGGATGGCGAGGAGGTCATATACCTGCTCGATGGCAATGTTCTGTCTCTTAAGTTTCTGCCAGATGCTATAGAGCCGCTTGATGCGGCCCTCGATCCTGACGGGGATCGCGTTCTCTTTCATCTTGGCCTCAACCAGCTGCTGGACTTCGGCAAGGAAATGCTCGTTGACTTTTCTCCGGCTCTCCACTGCCTTCTTTACTTCCAGGTAAGCCTCTGGCTCAAGATAACGGAACGCAAGGTCTTCCAATTCTCCCCGGATTTTTCCCATGCCCAGGCGATGAGCAATGGGTGCATAAATTTCAAGCGTCTCGTGGGCAATTCGACGGCGCTTCTCAACCGGCAGGTGCTCCAGGGTCCGCATATTATGCAGGCGGTCTGCCAGCTTTACCAGGACGACGCGGACGTCGTCCACCATAGCGAGCAGCATCTTCCGGAAGTTTTCCGCCTGCTGGTCCTCAGGGCTCAGGAAATGGATGCGGCTGATTTTGGTGACGCCTTCCACGATGTGGGCCACTTCTGGCCCGAACTGCGCCTGCAGTCCATCGAGGCTGGTTTCCGTATCTTCGATCACGTCATGCAGCATGCCGGCCGCCAGGCATACGGTGTCGAGGCGCAATTCCGCAAGAATATTTGTTACTTCCACCGGGTGGGATATGTAAGGCTCTCCCGACAGGCGTTTCTGGCCTTCGTGCTTCTCCAGGCATAAGCGGTATGCATTGCGCAGCACGGCCAGGTCGTCACCTGGACGGTAAGATTCGACCTTCCTGAGAACGGTCTCGAATTGCGTCATAAACACCCATACTATTCTAGGCCAGCGCAGTTCAGGTGCACAAGCGGCCTCATACCCTCGCCGCATGCTGGCATTCTTCTTAAAGGAAGGCAGCACGGATTGTTGTTCGACAAATGGCTACCTCAGGTGGCCGCTACAGGCCTGGGCGCGCTCATTGAAGGAGTGCGCCAGCAATCGATAGCAGCGACCCAAAACAAAAAGCCCTCCGCCTCCTGTAGATGAAGCGAAGGGCCCTGTGTAGACTCCCTGGCAACGCTGCTAAGTTACGATCCCTGCGATGAAGGCGTGGCGGGTTCAGACTTCCGGAGGTCCATGGCCTTTTGCTGCCAGTCATTAGCTGTCTTCAGGTCGGATTCACGGTCGTCACCCGCCTTATCAAGGTCCGCTTTCTGCCGGTAAAGGAGGCCCAGGTAAGCCATGCTGTTCATGTCGTTTGGCTTCATATCCAGAGCTTTCTTAAGGGCGTCGATTCCCTCATCGACCAGCTTGCTGTTCTGCTCCTCCAGCTGCGCCCGATATTTTTCCGGCAACGGTTTCAGGTTGCCATGCGCATCCGGCATCAGGAGGTTCAAGTCCTTGCGGATCTTACCGTCAGCCTGGAAAGCCTGCGCCCAATCGATGACGCCAATCCAGTAATAAGGCTCGGGGTTGTTTGGCTCGAACTGCATCCTTTGCCGCTGGAAGTCTTTAGCCTTATCGAAGTTTTTCATGTTGTAATAGATCTGTCCGATGCTGGCCAGCGCTGTGGTATTTTTTTCATCCAGCTTCAGCACGTCTTCGAAAGCCGCGATTGCCTGCTCCCCAATCTTGATGTTTTCCGCCGTATCCCCCCCCGGAATATACATCTGCGCATAGGCAGTAGCCAGGTATAACCGCGCGTTGACCAGGGACGGATCAAGCTGCACCGAGCTCTTAAAATGTTCAATTGCTTCCTGGAACTTCCCGTTGCGATACGATTGCACACCCTTATTGAGCTGGTCCCGGGCTTTCAACTTCGTGAACGCAGTGCAGCCACTACCCAGGACTGCCAGCAACAACACCGCACACAACGGTGCCAGCTTGTAACGACGCATCTCTGATCCTCCCTAGATCAATATTTGCAGGGACCCGAAACCTTACTGCTGGGACTCGATCGACTTCGTAATCAGACCGATCTTGTCGGCGCCAGATCCCTTGGAAATGTCTATTACTTCAGCCACGTCCTGGAATGGCAGCTTCGGATCGCCCTTAATGAACATAATGTGGTCATTGCGATTTTTGAAGATATCCACCAGATGCTGCCCCAGATCACCAATCGTTACGGGCGTCTGGTTGATGCTGATGGCCCGTTGTGCATCGATTGACACCACAATCGTTCGCTGGATTACGTTCGGGTCCTGCTTCTGATTCTTGTCCGGTTTGGGAACCAGCGCGTCCAATCCTTTGGGTGTCAAGGGCGTGATGATCATAAAGATGATCAGCAGCACCAGCAGCACGTCAATCAGAGGCGTCACATTGAGATTCATCATTGTGCCGCCCCGGTTGCCACCAACAGCTATTGCCATATTCATACCCTCCTTCTTCAGCCGGCCTCGAGCGAGTGGTCCGTGATTAAGGCTTCACGGCAAGGCCGGGGCAAGTGGAATGTTGATGTTGGGCTGCACCTCCTCGGTGATCAGGCCCAACTGCTCAATCCCCGCCGCACGCACGTTATCGACAACAGCGACCACGTCGCCGTATTTCGCCCGGGCATCACTCTTAATAAAAACCACCTTGTTCAGCTTGTTCTGCATGAGGTCATCAACCTGCTTCGTGATGTCGCCCAGCGCGACCGGTTGCGCGTTCAGGAAGAATTTCCCGTCTCGCGTAATGGCCACTTCCACGGCGTCGGTCTTTTCGGCGTCAGGCATCTGGCGCGGGTTGTGCGTCAATGCCTTGTCAACGGAAACGCCCTTCTGGAGCAGCGGGGTGATGACCATGAATATGATCAGCAGCACCAGCATGACGTCCACCATAGGCGTCACGTTGATGTCCGCCAAGGCATCCAGCGTTACGCGCTTCATGGCCATTATTTCTTCCCTCCGGTGCTCTTAATGAAGTAATCCACCAGTTCGGAAGAGGAGTTGTCCATTTCCACGTCAAAGCCTTCAATCTTGTTCGTGAAATAGTTGTACAGCCACACGGCAGGGATGGCAACGAACAGACCGATAGCGGTGGTCACAAGAGCTTCCGCGATTCCACCAGCGACCGCGCCGAGGCCGGTTGATTTGCTGCTGGAAATCCCCTGGAACGCGTGAATAATTCCCAGCACGGTGCCGAACAGTCCGACAAAGGGCGCCGTTGATCCAATCGTGGCCAGACTGGAGATTCCCCGCTTGAGTTCAGCATGGACGATTGCCGAGGCCCGATCGAGGGCGCGCTTGGAAGCTTCGATCATTTCACCCGGGATCTCTGCTGAGACCTGGTGCGCATGGAACTCCTGGAGACCGGCTGTAACGACTTTGGCCAGGTGGCTTCTTTTGTTCTGCTCAGCGATAGAAATCGCCTCATCCACCCTGCCGTCTTTCAAAGCGCC encodes the following:
- a CDS encoding flagellar motor protein MotA, whose amino-acid sequence is MGWSARSVVIVLFFMSAWSIGVAIDRWIAFQAARKQSRIFAPAVAGALKDGRVDEAISIAEQNKRSHLAKVVTAGLQEFHAHQVSAEIPGEMIEASKRALDRASAIVHAELKRGISSLATIGSTAPFVGLFGTVLGIIHAFQGISSSKSTGLGAVAGGIAEALVTTAIGLFVAIPAVWLYNYFTNKIEGFDVEMDNSSSELVDYFIKSTGGKK